The Spirochaetota bacterium DNA segment CGCTGATGAGGCCATCGACTATATCGCCGCGCTCGCGTTCGAGGTGAACAGCAACACCGAGAATATCGGCGCTCGAAGGCTGTCGACGATAATGGAAAAGATACTCGAGGAACTTTCGTTCGATGCGGATGCGAACGCGGGAAAGAACATCACCATTGATAAGGCTTATTGCCAGGAACGGCTGAAGGATATCGTGACGAACAAGGATCTGAGCAGATATATTCTGTAGGATGATCCGCAGGCGGGGTCACGCGACCACGCCTCCGGATTAAAAAAGCTATTCTATCGCCGCTGCCCAATCCACCGTCTTCCACCGCAGACCATATTTATTGAGGTCGTCCATCATAGGATCGGGATCGAGCTCTTCCATGTTGAGCACGCCCGCTTTTTTCCATACGCCCTGAAGCATGAGCTTAGCGCCTATCATCGCCGGAACGCCGGTGGTATATGATATCGCCTGCGCCTCCACTTCACGGTAGCATTCCGCGTGATCGCAGACATTATAGATGAATTTGCGCAGCGCCTGTCCGTTCTTGACGCCTTCGATGACGCAGCCGATGCAGGTCTTGCCCGTATAGTTCTCAGCGAGCGAACCCGGGTCCGGGAGCACCGCCTTGAGGAATTGCAGCGGCACGATCTCCCTGCCCTGATACATGACCGGATCGATGCGCGTCATACCGACGTTCTCCAGCACGCGCAGGTGCGTGAGATACTGCTCGCCGAACGTCATCCAGAAGCGAATACGCTTAAGCCCCTTGATGTTCTTCGCGAGCGATTCCAATTCCTCGTGGTACATGAGGAACATCTTCTTAACGCCTACTTCGGGGAAATCGAAATCCCGGCTGACAGAGAGCGGATCGGTGAGCTTCCATTCACCGCCCTCGAAATAGCGGCCTTTTGCCGTGACCTCGCGGATATTGATCTCGGGATTGAAATTGGTGGCGAACGCCTTGCCGTGGCTCCCGGCATTACAGTCCACGATGTCCACCGAATGTATCTCATCAAAATAATGCTTCTGCGCATACGCGCAGTAGACATTGGATACGCCCGGGTCAAAGCCGCTGCCGAGCAGCGCCATTATCTTTTTCTGCTTGAATTTCGAGCGATACGCCCATTGCCATTTATACTCGAATTTCGCCTTGTCTTTCGGCTCATAATTCGCCGTATCGAGATAATCGACACCTGTTTTGAGGCAGGCTTCCATGATGGACAGGTCCTGATACGGGAGCGCGATATTGATGACGAGGGACGGTTTGTACTTCCTGATGAGCGCCGCCACTGCGGTGGGCGTGTCGGCATCGACCGCTGCCGTCGTGATGGTACGACCGTAGCGTTTTTTCACGCGAGCGGCGATCGCATCGCATTTCTTCTTCGTACGTGATGCGAGAACGATACGCCCGAACACGTCGGGAAGCGATGCGCATTTCTGCGTCGTAACATTGCTTACGCCGCCGGCACCGATGATAAGCACCGTATCCATAACGCCGCCCTCCTCGCGCTCAAATCGTTGTAAAACACCGTCCAATTCTGCCGAAGACAGGAGTTGAACCTGCAAGAGCATTACACTCAACAGACCCTGAATCTGCCGCGTCTGCCAGTTCCGCCACTTCGGCGATATCGTACGTTACTGCACGGATGATACCAGATTTAACCGTCTTGTCAAGAATTTTCCCGAAAAAAAGCCGACATCAATCGCATTTCGAATAACCGCAGGTACGGCACTTCATGCATCCCTCGGAGCGTTCGAGCACACCGCCGCACTCGGGGCATCCGCCGACAGCCGCTTTTACCGATACCGGCATCGCCTCCGCGTCACCCCGCTCGCTCATATGCACCTTGATATCCTTTATCTCGACGCCGCGCTCCTCGCGCCCGCGCAGATAGATATCAAGTGCACGCCCGATGGCATCCGGACATGACAATATCATCTCGCCGTCCTCCCAGATGGGCGACGTACAGCGTATACCGCGAAGCTGTTTTACCACGGAATTCACATCGATGCCGCTCCGGAGCGCAAGCGATATCATGCGGCTCACGCCTTCCGCCTGGCTTGATGCGCAGCCGCCGGATTTTCCTATCGTCGCGAAAAGCTCGCAGAGCCCGTGCTCGTCCTCATTTATCGTAACATAGAGATTGCCGCACGCGGTGGGTATCTTCTGCGTTGAGCCGAACGTGCGCTTCGGGCGCTCACGCGGCTTGATGTGCCCGGCCACGACTATCTCATGGTCGACCTTCACATCCTCACCCTTGCCTTTGTTCACCTCGCCGATATTAAGGACTTGATTCTCGCGCGAGCCGTCACGATACACGGTGACACCTTTACATCCGAGTGAATAGGAAAGGAGATACGCTTCTTTCACATCATCGACGGTGGCGTTCTTCGGGAAATTTATCGTCTTTGATACGGCATTGTCAGTGAATGCCTGGAACGCCGCCTGTAACCGTATGTGCCATTCGGGGGTGATATCATGCGAGGTGCGGAATATCATGCGCCATTTCTCCGGCACTTCGGAGAGCGACTGTACGCTGCCCGCCTTGGCGACTTTCTTCATCAGGTCGTCGGTGTAAAAGCCCTCGCGCTTGGCTATCATCTCGAATACGGGATTGACCTCGAGCATTTCAGTACCATCAAGCACATTGCGTATGAAGGCGAGCCCGAACACCGGCTCGATGCCGCTCGATGCCGCCGCGATGATGCTTATCGTCCCCGTCGGTGCAATGGTCGTTGTCGTCGCATTGCGTATCTGCCGCTTGCCCTTGTATATGCTCTTCCCGTGGTTCGGGAATACGCCGCGCGTCTTCGCGAGCTCATCGCTTTTTACCTTACTTTCCTTCTGGATGAATTCCATCACTTCGCGGGCTATCTTCTCCGCTTCGGCACTGTCATACGGTATTGCAAGGAGATAGAGCATGTCGGCAAATCCCATGACGCCAAGGCCTATCTTCCTGTTCGCCTTCACGAGCGCATCGATCTCGGGGAGCGGATACTTGCTCATATCGATGACATTGTCGAGGAAGTGTACCGATGTGTGAACGGTCTTTTTCAGACCGTCGTAGTCTACCGCGCCATCCTTCACGAAAAGCGCAAGGTTCACCGATCCGAGATTGCATGCCTCGTAGGGAAGCAAAGGCTGCTCGCCGCAGGGGTTCGTGCTTTCTATGGCACCCACTTCCGGCGTGGGGTTATACGCATTGATGCGATCGATGAATACAACGCCAGGCTCCCCGTTCTGCCAGGCGAGCTGCGTCATGAGATTGAACACATCGGTAGCGTTCTCCTCGCGCGCGGCCTGCTTTGTCCGTGGATTGATCACCGTATAGGAAGTTCCTTCGCGCACCGCTTTCATGAACGCATCGGTGACGGCAACGGAGAGATTGAAATTCGTAAGTTCTTTCGTATCCGATTTCGACGATATGAATTCCAAGATGTCCGGATGGTCCACACGGAGGATGCCCATATTCGCACCCCGGCGTGTACCGCCCTGTTTGATGACCTCGGTGGCGGCATTGAACACTTTCATGAAGGAAAGCGGACCGCTCGATACGCCCGACGTCGAACGGACATTATCATTGCGGGGGCGAAGCCGCGAGAAGGAATACCCCGTTCCCCCGCCGGATTTATGTATGAGCGCTGCATGCTTAATGCTTTCGAATATCTGCTCCATGGAATCTTCTACGGGAAGCACAAAGCACGCCGCAAGCTGCTGCAGATCGCGCCCGGCGTTCATGAGCGTCGGGGAATTGGGCATGAATGCACGGCTCGCCATGAGATCATAGAATACATCCGCGGTCGCGTTCACGTCGGCTTTGCCATAGAGCTTGTCCGCTTCAGCGATGTTCTTCGCCACGCGCATAAGCATATCGGTCGGCGTCTCCAGGGGTTTGCCGTCATCATCTTTTTTGAGATATCGTTTTGCGAGCACGTGCTCCGCGTTCGATGACAGCGCTATGGTTTGTTTCATTTACTTCCCCACCGTGGCGTTATGTTAAGTAGTGCATCGTAATGTAATGTTTTTCACTTTGTTTGTCAAGCACCTGCCGGCATTTTCTCTTGACAAATCGCCGATTGGCGGTACTATAACGCCTGTCGACGCGATCATCTCAGGGGGAGCGTATGTCCGCAAAGAAAAAAACGACCTCATTCACGACAGTCCCGCCGCCGCCGGTCTATAACGAGAAAAAAACATCCTCAAAAGTCCCCATTATCGTTGCCCTTGTCATCGCGGCGATCATCGGCATACTTGTGGTAAAAGCCTGCGGCTGTTCCGGCATAAGCGATGCGGACAAGAAGATGATAGAATTCTACAAAGATCGCATCAAACGATATCCGACAGACCCAAAGCATCACTATGACCTTTCAGACCTCTACCGCAAGATCGGCATGCTCAAGGAATCGAACGACGAATATGACGCAGCCGAACGCCTGAAACGTGATTCGGACGATAAGGACAGACGCCGCGAAGAAGAC contains these protein-coding regions:
- a CDS encoding saccharopine dehydrogenase family protein, which encodes MDTVLIIGAGGVSNVTTQKCASLPDVFGRIVLASRTKKKCDAIAARVKKRYGRTITTAAVDADTPTAVAALIRKYKPSLVINIALPYQDLSIMEACLKTGVDYLDTANYEPKDKAKFEYKWQWAYRSKFKQKKIMALLGSGFDPGVSNVYCAYAQKHYFDEIHSVDIVDCNAGSHGKAFATNFNPEINIREVTAKGRYFEGGEWKLTDPLSVSRDFDFPEVGVKKMFLMYHEELESLAKNIKGLKRIRFWMTFGEQYLTHLRVLENVGMTRIDPVMYQGREIVPLQFLKAVLPDPGSLAENYTGKTCIGCVIEGVKNGQALRKFIYNVCDHAECYREVEAQAISYTTGVPAMIGAKLMLQGVWKKAGVLNMEELDPDPMMDDLNKYGLRWKTVDWAAAIE
- a CDS encoding vitamin B12-dependent ribonucleotide reductase, with translation MALSSNAEHVLAKRYLKKDDDGKPLETPTDMLMRVAKNIAEADKLYGKADVNATADVFYDLMASRAFMPNSPTLMNAGRDLQQLAACFVLPVEDSMEQIFESIKHAALIHKSGGGTGYSFSRLRPRNDNVRSTSGVSSGPLSFMKVFNAATEVIKQGGTRRGANMGILRVDHPDILEFISSKSDTKELTNFNLSVAVTDAFMKAVREGTSYTVINPRTKQAAREENATDVFNLMTQLAWQNGEPGVVFIDRINAYNPTPEVGAIESTNPCGEQPLLPYEACNLGSVNLALFVKDGAVDYDGLKKTVHTSVHFLDNVIDMSKYPLPEIDALVKANRKIGLGVMGFADMLYLLAIPYDSAEAEKIAREVMEFIQKESKVKSDELAKTRGVFPNHGKSIYKGKRQIRNATTTTIAPTGTISIIAAASSGIEPVFGLAFIRNVLDGTEMLEVNPVFEMIAKREGFYTDDLMKKVAKAGSVQSLSEVPEKWRMIFRTSHDITPEWHIRLQAAFQAFTDNAVSKTINFPKNATVDDVKEAYLLSYSLGCKGVTVYRDGSRENQVLNIGEVNKGKGEDVKVDHEIVVAGHIKPRERPKRTFGSTQKIPTACGNLYVTINEDEHGLCELFATIGKSGGCASSQAEGVSRMISLALRSGIDVNSVVKQLRGIRCTSPIWEDGEMILSCPDAIGRALDIYLRGREERGVEIKDIKVHMSERGDAEAMPVSVKAAVGGCPECGGVLERSEGCMKCRTCGYSKCD